The proteins below come from a single Drosophila teissieri strain GT53w chromosome 3L, Prin_Dtei_1.1, whole genome shotgun sequence genomic window:
- the LOC122618376 gene encoding peritrophin-44, which produces MRVSQCGFHLGVIFALLVGITGFSMEDKCKLWAGTGYIGDPSDCQAWGFCQDNKLIERRSCTEGLLYNFRDGTCTKASAAICQPQISEICACLQPWNYVANPVDCRRFVKCEDFEYPTWEDCGVGQVFSNQQQTCLEEVAGCPQDNICSHMKDGSFVGDPNSCHSYFKCHNGFGIQLNCSVGRYFNRKSGNCQSWVPHYCSKEDEILLTPPATNYHICSTYYPRDRDGVQRLPDLMTCHGYYACTSQFDVGQWSSCPWGQNFEWWSQRCGSPKDNSCSYDRCGNRNQSMVTTINTGCREFTICQDGSSNSSQMCPQDYPYFNEILQQCTDEFPNHRVCYMDG; this is translated from the exons ATGAGAG TTTCGCAATGTGGATTTCACTTGGGTGTAATTTTTGCCTTACTGGTCGGAATTACTGGCTTTTCGATGGAGGACAAGTGCAAGTTGTGGGCTGGAACTGGCTATATTGGCGATCCCAGTGACTGCCAGGCCTGGGGATTTTGCCAGGACAACAAACTCATCGAGAGGCGTAGCTGCACCGAAGGATTACTGTACAATTTCCGAGATGGCACCTGCACGAAGGCATCGGCTGCGATTTGTCAGCCGCAGATCTCGGAAATTTGCGCCTGCCTACAGCCATGGAATTACGTAGCCAATCCGGTTGATTGCCGGAGATTCGTCAAGTGTGAGGATTTCGAGTATCCCACTTGGGAGGACTGTGGTGTGGGCCAGGTGTTCAGCAATCAGCAGCAGACCTGCCTCGAGGAGGTGGCCGGCTGTCCGCAGGATAATATCTGCTCCCATATGAAAGATGGCTCTTTTGTGGGCGATCCCAATAGCTGTCACAGCTACTTTAAATGCCATAATGGATTTGGCATCCAGTTGAATTGCTCCGTTGGCCGATACTTTAACCGAAAATCGGGTAATTGCCAATCCTGGGTGCCGCATTACTGCTCCAAGGAAGATGAGATCTTGTTAACGCCACCCGCCACAAACTATCATATCTGCTCCACGTACTATCCAAGGGATAGAGATGGAGTGCAGCGCCTGCCGGATCTGATGACCTGTCACGGCTACTACGCCTGCACCTCCCAGTTCGACGTGGGCCAGTGGAGCAGCTGTCCTTGGGGACAGAACTTCGAGTGGTGGAGCCAGCGGTGTGGCTCGCCCAAGGACAATAGCTGCTCCTACGATCGCTGCGGCAATAGGAACCAATCAATGGTGACCACCATCAATACGGGCTGCAGGGAGTTCACGATCTGCCAGGATGGTAGTTCGAATAGCTCGCAAATGTGTCCGCAGGACTATCCATATTTCAATGAGATCCTGCAACAGTGCACAGATGAATTTCCCAATCACAGGGTGTGCTACATGGATGGGTAG